A window of Ranitomeya variabilis isolate aRanVar5 chromosome 2, aRanVar5.hap1, whole genome shotgun sequence contains these coding sequences:
- the LOC143809065 gene encoding uncharacterized protein LOC143809065 → MHSWTSLASIPGTPRPGISRTGFVRGVTRDILSPRPIRGRRARTRSHFFPQRDGVRRHRQDLSRTLTIVGNRLVYVGQTSQELKKRVQKHISTIHLAASDSRKDLPVDPFCWFLPISVVVWMPALLHMF, encoded by the exons ATGCACTCTTGGACTTCTCTAGCTTCCATCCCTGGCACACCAAG GCCCGGGATCTCTCGGACCGGTTTCGTGAGAGGGGTTACCCGAGACATATTATCTCCAAGGCCTATCAGAGGGCGAAGAGCCAGGACCAGAAGTCACTTCTTTCCTCAAAGGGACGGTGTCAGGAGACACAGACAAGATTTATCACGGACTTTAACGATAGTTGGAAACAG GTTAGTGTATGTCGGACAGACATCACAAGAATTGAAGAAACGAGTCCAAAAACACATCTCAACTATACATCTAGCGGCCTCTGACTCGAGGAAAG ATCTACCAGTGGATCCATTTTGTTGGTTCTTACCCATATCAGTGGTGGTTTGGATGCCTGCTCTTTTGCACATGTTCTGA